tgcttttttttttaggtgGTAAGGGTATTATACTTGCTGATTATAACCCCGCGTGGAAGTTTCATCGCAGAATATCCGATCTCTCGGACATCCCTCTGGTGGAAAGCCGGATCTCAACCCAAGCAGCGAAACTGGTACGATTTATAAAAGAACAAGAGGGGAAACCCTTTGATCCCGCTAATTGCTTGATGCAAAGTGTTGCTAATGTCATTTGTGGAATCACCTTTAAAGATGGCTACGACACGTCAATCCCAGAATTGGAAAGGCTTTTGAAACTGAATGCGCATATGATAGCGAGTTCCGATGATCTACAGTTGCTGCAGATGTTAGATCTCTTCCCGCTCGCTCATTACCTTCCTCTCAAGGCCTATGATCGAATTCTTACCCCTGCTTTTGAGATGTACGACATCATTCGCAAACTCCTTGAAGAAAGACTGCAAACGTTTGATCCAACAGCACCGGTCGAGGATCTTATTTCAAGGCTTCTTCGCACCAAACATGAGCTCGCGGCTGAGTGCTGTCCCAGTAACGAAGATAAAACCGCTCTTCTTTCTCAAGACCATTTGGTGATGACCATAAACGATATGTTTCTCGCTGGTTACGAAACAACGAGCACTGCGCTGAGATTTCTTATTGCTTTCTTGGTGAACTCACCAAAGTACCAAGTTGAGATTCAGCAACAGTTAGACGAAGTGATAGCCGGAAGAAAGCCTTCTTTGAACGACCGACCCAAACTTCCCCTCGTTCAAGCAACGATCTTGGAAGCTCTTAGGATTGGAAACGTTCTACCGCTTGCGATGCCTCACGTAACAATCAATGACACAACACTCTGTGGCTACCGTCTTCCAAAAGGCACCTACGTACTTGCCAATATAGAGTCCGTTAACATGAATGACAAATGCTGGGAAAACCCCACCGCCTTTAACCCCCACCGCCACATTGACGACGAAGGCGACCTTATCACCAGTCAGGGAAATTTCTATCCTTTTGGAGCTGGACGACGGGCATGCGCTGGTGAGTCTTTGGCTAAAATGGAACTGTTTTTATTTGTCTCTTGGTTGTTTTACAACTTCACTTTCGTTCCTGAAGATGGTCACCCACCAAACGTCAAGTCTGCTTTTGTCCAATTTCCCACTCGCTTCACTGTACGTGCTATCACACGAAATAAAGAGAAGCGTTCTTTTCTACTTTCCAGCGCCAAGTGAAGCAAGCCCGAAATCAGTGTCTCTTAGCTCGTCCTGTGAAACGCTGATCTTTTCATTGGTCTGTTCAAGACACTCCATCTTAAGCTCCTATAACCTCGAGCCGCGTGCAACTCCCATACTGcaataagcgacaaaagtagttgataaatgaaataaaaacgtttaaaaCGAATCCTACACAAAGTAAAATAACGTTCATTGTGAACACCCAATCCCCACCCACGCAGTGGCTTCCTTTGATAGGTGAATTCATAGTTTCAggacaataataattttgtgaATATTTCAAGGATATTAATCAAAGAAGTCCATTCTGATCATCTTTTGTTTGAAAGTTGGAACTTCAACTCACCTTTCATCGTCATcaatatttattgtaatatttaCAAAATGTTGAAACGCAGTTCCCACCGGCCCGAAAATAGCCAAGGTAATCGACGCGGAGTCGGGTgggaaaaatatgacaaaaatACACTAATA
Above is a window of Montipora capricornis isolate CH-2021 chromosome 6, ASM3666992v2, whole genome shotgun sequence DNA encoding:
- the LOC138051725 gene encoding steroid 17-alpha-hydroxylase/17,20 lyase-like: MVSTPEAVKEVLLTKSVIYAGRPLTRGASEFSLVRLEFRGMPPGPRLSCLPVLGNIFSLDTRAERLADTYRSLTKRYGHIFSLKLGSYKFVVAGTPESVKEVLVTKSADYAGRPSTYAFNTISLGGKGIILADYNPAWKFHRRISDLSDIPLVESRISTQAAKLVRFIKEQEGKPFDPANCLMQSVANVICGITFKDGYDTSIPELERLLKLNAHMIASSDDLQLLQMLDLFPLAHYLPLKAYDRILTPAFEMYDIIRKLLEERLQTFDPTAPVEDLISRLLRTKHELAAECCPSNEDKTALLSQDHLVMTINDMFLAGYETTSTALRFLIAFLVNSPKYQVEIQQQLDEVIAGRKPSLNDRPKLPLVQATILEALRIGNVLPLAMPHVTINDTTLCGYRLPKGTYVLANIESVNMNDKCWENPTAFNPHRHIDDEGDLITSQGNFYPFGAGRRACAGESLAKMELFLFVSWLFYNFTFVPEDGHPPNVKSAFVQFPTRFTVRAITRNKEKRSFLLSSAK